TACATCCACTTGATCAGGCGTAGGGGTTATCTGCATTATGCCATTTTCGGGATCTTGGGTCCTTACCCAGGCTATATGAGAGTAGGTGCCCATGATCGACTGAAAGTAGACGGTTTCTGATATATTCTTAAGTTTTATATATATATTTGGCATTTTATTCCGATTTGAAAAATTAAAAAGATTATATCCCAATTTGCTCTTTTTGTCCGATACTTATTTATAATTCGAATTATTTCATATAGTATAGGCATTTGCAAAGTGGTATAAAATGGCATATTCCTTAGCTAATAGCATTGTTGATTTATATTGAATAATAAATTATCACAGTAGGTTAGAGAGCGTTATTAAAGTAGAGCCCGAATGACATAATTTTGCGATACCCTTTATTTACAATATTAAACATGCAA
This genomic window from Thermodesulfobacteriota bacterium contains:
- a CDS encoding DUF4911 domain-containing protein → MPNIYIKLKNISETVYFQSIMGTYSHIAWVRTQDPENGIMQITPTPDQVDVVKNILKGLRNEIEFEDVDSF